The Streptomyces sp. V3I7 genome segment AGGAACGTATCCGCGCAGCACCCTCTCCCTCTGGGACGAGCGGCCGGACGCCCCGGTCGTCCTCCCCTGCGGCACCGCGTTCGACGTGGTGAGCGCCCCGGCGGTCTTCGGCCGCCGGATGCTGGACCGGCTGTGGAGCGACGGTCCGGGATCGGGCCCGGTCGCGGCGTTCCGGGGCCGCATGCTCCTGTTCGCCGCACCGGGCACGGCCCAGCGCCTGCCCTCGCTCCTGACCTGGGAGGAGTGGGGTGCCCGCGATCCCGGCACCCCCCTCCACGTCCCCCCGCTCCTGTGTCACGGCAACGGCGACGCGGTGACCGTCCCGGCCCTGACCGCCTCGGCCGACGTCCACGACGACGACTCCCCCGACCGCGCCGGCTCCCGCTGGCTGGTCGCCCCCGACTCTCGGCACCCCTGGCTGCCCGGCCCCGAGGTCCTGCTCTGGGCCGCCGTACGAGCCGCCCGGACGCCCGCGCAAACATCGATTTTTCCTCCCGCCGATCAGAGTGCTAAGGTCTACGACGTCGGCAGGCGCCGCTAGCTCAGTTGGTTAGAGCAGCTGACTCTTAATCAGCGGGTCCGGGGTTCGAGTCCCTGGCGGCGCACGTTGCCGATGGAGGGTCGAGTTCGCGAGAACTCGGCCCTCCATCGCGTTATGCGCACACACGCACACACGGGCGCACACGCTCCGGCTCAGGCAACCACGACCGGCGTGATCTTCACCGTCCAGGACCCCGCCCCCGTACGCGCCTCCACCTCGACCTTGACCCGGTCCCCCGGCACCGTGAAGGTCTCCCCTGCGCCGACCGGGGCGTCGGCGAGCGCGGGGTAGACCGAGCCCTCCCAGCAGGCCTCGGTGTGCGGGTGGGCGTCCACGACCTCGACCGGGCCGCCGCCCGACTCCGTGCCACTGCGCACCCGGTAGACCAGCACCCCCTCGCGGCACACCCCGCTGTCGCTTCCGGAGGGGCCGCGCGCCTCGAAGGCCAGCGCGGTCTCGGGGCCGGTGCGCACGACCGCCAGTTTCACGCCATCGCCGAGACCGAACGACGGATCCCCGACGGCCCTCTCGGCCGGCGGCCCCTCCCCGGCGGACAGGGGCTCCAGGGTCAGCCGCGTGGGGCCGGCGCCCCGCACGCACCGCACCTGGCGCGGATCGAGCCAGCCCAGCTTCCACTTGTGCCAGGCGAACAGGTCCGGTGCCAGCCCGAACTGGCTGCCCATCAGGTCCCAGTCCCCGACGTACGTGTCCCAGTCGCCCTTGCCGTCCACCGGGCGGTGGTAGAGGTCCGGCAGGTCGAAGACGTGCCCGGTCTCGTGCGCGAGGACCAGCCGGTCCGGCGGGTGCTTCTCGAAGACCGTGACGACCCGGCGGACGTCCGTGCCGTCGGCGTGCACCGGGGTGTCCAGGTTGACGACCTTCGTCGCGTCGGAGTCGACGCCGGGCGCGTCCGGATCGGCCACGAAGTAAACGACGTCGTACCGCGAGAAGTCGACCTGCTTGTCGGCCACGGCGAAGGCGTCGCGCAGATAGGCGCTGCGCCGCTCGGCGCTCCAGTCACGCTTTATGGCGTACGACACCGACGGCTGCGGCATGCGGATCCAGTGGTCGAGCGGGTGGGAGCGCAGCGTGAACCTGCCGTAGGAGGCCTGCTCGAAGAAGCGGCTGGTGGCGGGGAAGTGGTCGGCGGCCAGTTCGGCGGGCTTGGTGAGCGGGGTGGAGTCCGGGAACGAGAGGAACACCATCACGGCGTCGAGGGCGCGGGTCGGGCGGGTGTAGGCGGCGTTCCAGGTGTCCAGGCCCTCCGAGTGGTGCGCCCCGGTCCGCCGCAGGGCGCACGGAGCCGTCGTGAACGGCTCGGCGACCGACGGCACGGCCAGGATCGAGGTCGCGGCGAGCGCCGACATCGTGGTGAACACGGCGGCGGCGCTGCGCAACTGGGGACGCGGCACGAGGGACCTCCGGGGGCGGCTCACAGGACACCGCTCCCACCCTGTGCGACTTTGATCTACTACGCCCTGTTTGCCTGCACCAGAAGAGTGAGGCCGCGTCACACCCCCGAACGGCCGACACCCCGAAACACTCACGGAACGTCACAAGTGGTCGGGGGCCTGAAGAAGCCGTTCAGGCACGGGCAGAAACGATCTGTCAGAACGGCCGGTCGATCCGGGACACTGGACAGTGGCTGGAAGGCCTCGGGGCCAGCCTCTATGATCGGCACACTTTCCGGCACGGACACAGATCGAGTGCACTGCGGGAGCGAGCGGTGAGCGGAACGTCCGAAGGGCCGACGCCCGCGGCAGACCTCGACCGGTCCGCCGTAACAGCGAGTGACACCCCCGCGCCTCCTGGTGGCGGGCTCCGACCCGGGCCCGTCCCCCGCCGCGGCGAACCGGCCGCGGCCTCCGCGTACCGTTCCGTCTTCGCCGCGTCCCCGCTGTCCATGGCCGTCGTCGACGCCGAAGGCCTGGTCGTCACCGCCAACGACGCGTTCGGGGCGCTGCTCGGCACCGATCCGGACGCGCTGGCCGGGCGGGTCGCCGCCGATCTCGTGGATCTGGCCGCCGATGCCCGCGACTGGCACGCCTACCGCGAACTGCTGCGCGGCCGGCAGGCGAAGCTGCGCTGCGCGCGGCGGCTGAAGCACCACGACGGCCATGTGGTGTGGGTCCAGGTCGCGGTCGCTCCGCTGGCCGGGGCCGAGGCCGGGGTGCTGCTCTCCGTCACCGACGTCAGCACACACCGCGAACTCCAGGCCAGACTCCGGCACTTGCAGATGCACGACCCGGTGACCCGGCTGCCCAACCGCACGCTGTTCTTCGAGCGGCTGTCGGCCTCGCTGGAGACGGAGCCGGACGAACAGGGTGGCACCGGGCGGATCGGCCTGTGCTATCTGGACCTGGACGGCTTCAAGGCGGTCAACGACACCCTTGGCCACCGCGTCGGCGACCGGCTGCTGACGGCCGTGGCCGAGCGGCTGACCCGGGTCGCGGCCGAGGCCGGATCGACCCGGGCGAGCACGCCGCTGGTGGCGCGGCTCGGCGGGGACGAGTTCGCCCTGCTGGTCGAGGACTCCACCGGCACCGACCAGTTGGCCGAGCTCGCCGAGTCCGCACTGACGGCCCTTCAGCAGCCCTTCGACCTGGCGGGCCGGCGCCTGTCGCTGTCGGCCTCGATCGGCGTCGTCGAACGCCACGCGGCCGGGACGACCGCGACCGGCCTCATGCAGGCGGCGGACACGACGCTGTACTGGGCGAAGGCCGACGGAAAGGCCCGCTGGACGCTCTTCGACCCGGAGCGCAACGCGCACCGCATGACCCGTCAGGCCCTCTCCTCCACCCTGCGCCCTGCCATCGACCGCGGTGAATTCGTCCTCGAGTACCAGCCGTTGGTCGGTATGGAGGACGGCCGGCTGCGGGGCGTGGAGGCGCTGGTCCGCTGGAACCACCCGCAGTTCGGCATGCTGACGCCGAATCGGTTCATCGGACTGGCCGAGGAGGACGGCTCGATCGTGCCGCTCGGCCGCTGGGCGCTGACCACCGCCTGCCGCCAGGCCCGCCACTGGCATCTCGCGCACCCCGCCGAGCCGCCGATCTTCGTCAGCGTCAACGTGGCCGTCCGCCAGGTGTGGGACTCGGACCTGGTGGCGGACGTCGCCCGGACCCTCACCGAGACCGGCCTCGCCCCGCACCTGCTGCAGCTGGAGCTGACCGAGTCGGCGGTGATGGGCTCGGCGGGCCGACCGCTCCAGGCGCTCCAGGCGCTCAGCGACATGGGCGTACGGATCGCCATCGACGACTTCGGCACCGGGTACTCGAACCTGGCGTACCTGAGCCGGCTGCCGGTGTCCGTCCTCAAGCTGGACGGCTCCTTCGTCCGCGGCTTCCAGTACGACGGCCCGGGCGACCGCCCGAACCCGGCCGACGAGGTCGTGGTCGAGGCGATGATCCAGCTGGCCCACCGGCTCGGCCTCACCGTCACCGCCGAGTGCGTGGAGACGTCGGCCCAGGCGACGCGGCTGCGCCACATCGGCTGCGACACCGGACAGGGCTGGCTGTACTCCCGTCCGGTGCCGCCGGATCGTATCTCCGAGCTGCTGGGCGCTCAGGCCTACGCGGTGGGCAATCCGTAGGCGTCGGCGATCAGTTCGTAGGAGCGCAGGCGCTGCTCACCGCGGTGGGAGTGGGTGGTGAGCATCAGCTCGTCGGCGCCGGTGCGCTTGTGGAGGGCGTCGAGACCGGCGCGGACCTCGTCGGCGGTGCCGTGCACGACGTTGGCACTCCAGGACCGTACGAAGTCCTCTTCCGCCGCGTTGAACCGATGCTTCTCCGCGTCGGCCGGGTCGGGGAAGAGTCCCGGCCGCCCGGTGCGCAGCCGCAGCATGCTCAGCGCGGCGGCCCGCACCTGACGGGCCGCGTCCCGTTCGTCGTCCGCGGCGAGGGCGGAGACGCCGATGAGGGCGTAGGGCTCGTCGAGCACGGCCGAGGGCCGGAAGCTCTCGCGGTACAGGTCGAGCGCCGGGATGGTGTTCTGCGCGGAGAAGTGGTGCGCGAAGGCGAAGGGCAGCCCGAGCGTGGCCGCGAGCCGGGCACTGAACCCGGACGACCCGAGCAGCCAGACCGGCGGCCGGTGCGGCGACTGCACGCCGCCGGCCGCGCTGCCCTGCACGGGACCGGGGATGGCGTGGATCCGCGCGTACGGGTGTCCGTCGGGGAAGTCGTCGTCGAGGAACCGGATCAGCTCGGCGAGCTGCTCGGGGAAGTCGTCGGCGCCCTCGCGGAGCGTGTCGCTCCGTCGCAACGCGGCCGCGGTGGCCCCGTCGGTCCCCGGCGCCCGCCCCAGCCCGAGGTCGATCCGCCCCGGCGCGAGCGCCTCCAGCGTCCCGAACTGCTCGGCGATCACGAGCGGCGCGTGGTTGGGCAGCATCACCCCACCGGAGCCGAGCCGGATCCGCTCGGTGTGCGCGGCGAGGTGCGCCAGGATCACCGCGGGCGAGGAGGAGGCGACCCCGGGCATGGAGTGGTGCTCGGCCACCCAGTACCGATGAAACCCCCGCGCCTCGGCCAGCCGCGCCATGCCCACACTGGTCCGCAACGCGTCGCTCGCCGTACTCCCGGCCCCGACGGTCACCAGATCCAACACAGAAAGCGGAACGGGAGCGGCCCCCTGAACAACCCCCCGAACCCCATCCACCACCACACCCACGCCCACGCCTCCTGCAGTTCACCCGACGCCCGGTTTCCCGAGCGGGCTGACGACCAGATTCCGGGCGGGGTAACGGGGGTGGGCTGGGGGTTTATTCCGGCGGAGGAGGCGGGGGGCGAGCTGGTCGGGCGGGAGTTGGTGGGGGCGAGGCCTCTCACAAGGGGGCAAGGCAGGTGCCCAGCCTCGGGAAGGGGGCAGGGGGACGGGGTCCCCGCCAGGGCTTCGCGGGCCAGACACCCGAGCCCGAGCCCCGCGAGGGGCGCAGGGGCCTGGGGCCGCGAGGGGCGCAGGGGCCTGGGGCCGTTAGGGGTGCAGGGGACGGAGTCCCCGCCAGGGGCTTGAGGGCCAGACACCCGAGCCCCGCGAAGGGCACAGGGGCCTCGGGCCGCCAGGGACGCAGGGGCCTCGAGCCGCCAGGGGTGCAGGGGACGGAGTCCCCGCCAGGGGCTTGAGGGCCAGACACCCGAGCCCCGCGAAGGGCGCAGGGGCCTCGGGCCGCCAAGGGCGCAGGGGCCTCGGGCCGCCAAGGGCGCAGGGGCCTCGGGCCGCCAGGGGTGCAGGGGACGGAGTCCCCGCCAGGGGTTCGGGGGCGGAGCCCCCGGGCACGGGGCCTCTCCTCCTACCGAGTCGGGTGGGTGGGTGGGCAAGACCCTGGGAGACGGCCCGCGCCCGGCCGGCGAGTGAAGCGCCCGCCGGGGGGCCGGGGGCGGAGCCCCCGGGGTGCGGGGCCTCTCGTCCTACCGAGTCGGGTGGGTGGGTGGGCAAGTGGGGCGAAGCCCGGAGGGCAACGCCTCAGGCCTGGACGATCGGCTCGCGGGTGAACAGTTCGCCCAGCGCGGGCGAGTTCACCCGGCGCCCCGTGAGACGCAGGGCTTCCCAGACCGTGACCTGGTTCGCCGTGAGGACCGGTTTGCCGAGGGCCTTCTCCAGGCCGGCGACGTACGCCGCCGTGTGCAGCGCGGTGTCCGGCAGCAGCACCGCCTCCGCGTCCGGATGGTCCGCCGACTGCGCCAGCGCGAACACCTCACGCTCACCCCACGTCCCGACCTCCGCCGCCGTGACGATTCCCGACGGCCGTACCCCGGTCACCTCCACACCCCCCGCCCGCAGGAACTCCGCGAACAGATCCGCCACGTCGTCGGGGTACGTCGCCCCGACCGCCACCCGCCGCGCCCCGATCTCCTGAGCCGCGTGCACGAAGGCGAACGACGTCGAGGAGGCCGGCATGCCCGCCACCCGGGCCAGCCCACGCACCTGCTCGTGGGCGCCCTCCCAGCCGTACACGAAGCTCCCGCTGGTGCACGCCCACACCACCGCCT includes the following:
- a CDS encoding bifunctional DNA primase/polymerase; its protein translation is MSSMSSTPMVTADGAAWLASAGTYPRSTLSLWDERPDAPVVLPCGTAFDVVSAPAVFGRRMLDRLWSDGPGSGPVAAFRGRMLLFAAPGTAQRLPSLLTWEEWGARDPGTPLHVPPLLCHGNGDAVTVPALTASADVHDDDSPDRAGSRWLVAPDSRHPWLPGPEVLLWAAVRAARTPAQTSIFPPADQSAKVYDVGRRR
- a CDS encoding M6 family metalloprotease domain-containing protein produces the protein MSALAATSILAVPSVAEPFTTAPCALRRTGAHHSEGLDTWNAAYTRPTRALDAVMVFLSFPDSTPLTKPAELAADHFPATSRFFEQASYGRFTLRSHPLDHWIRMPQPSVSYAIKRDWSAERRSAYLRDAFAVADKQVDFSRYDVVYFVADPDAPGVDSDATKVVNLDTPVHADGTDVRRVVTVFEKHPPDRLVLAHETGHVFDLPDLYHRPVDGKGDWDTYVGDWDLMGSQFGLAPDLFAWHKWKLGWLDPRQVRCVRGAGPTRLTLEPLSAGEGPPAERAVGDPSFGLGDGVKLAVVRTGPETALAFEARGPSGSDSGVCREGVLVYRVRSGTESGGGPVEVVDAHPHTEACWEGSVYPALADAPVGAGETFTVPGDRVKVEVEARTGAGSWTVKITPVVVA
- a CDS encoding bifunctional diguanylate cyclase/phosphodiesterase, with translation MSGTSEGPTPAADLDRSAVTASDTPAPPGGGLRPGPVPRRGEPAAASAYRSVFAASPLSMAVVDAEGLVVTANDAFGALLGTDPDALAGRVAADLVDLAADARDWHAYRELLRGRQAKLRCARRLKHHDGHVVWVQVAVAPLAGAEAGVLLSVTDVSTHRELQARLRHLQMHDPVTRLPNRTLFFERLSASLETEPDEQGGTGRIGLCYLDLDGFKAVNDTLGHRVGDRLLTAVAERLTRVAAEAGSTRASTPLVARLGGDEFALLVEDSTGTDQLAELAESALTALQQPFDLAGRRLSLSASIGVVERHAAGTTATGLMQAADTTLYWAKADGKARWTLFDPERNAHRMTRQALSSTLRPAIDRGEFVLEYQPLVGMEDGRLRGVEALVRWNHPQFGMLTPNRFIGLAEEDGSIVPLGRWALTTACRQARHWHLAHPAEPPIFVSVNVAVRQVWDSDLVADVARTLTETGLAPHLLQLELTESAVMGSAGRPLQALQALSDMGVRIAIDDFGTGYSNLAYLSRLPVSVLKLDGSFVRGFQYDGPGDRPNPADEVVVEAMIQLAHRLGLTVTAECVETSAQATRLRHIGCDTGQGWLYSRPVPPDRISELLGAQAYAVGNP
- a CDS encoding LLM class flavin-dependent oxidoreductase, producing the protein MVVDGVRGVVQGAAPVPLSVLDLVTVGAGSTASDALRTSVGMARLAEARGFHRYWVAEHHSMPGVASSSPAVILAHLAAHTERIRLGSGGVMLPNHAPLVIAEQFGTLEALAPGRIDLGLGRAPGTDGATAAALRRSDTLREGADDFPEQLAELIRFLDDDFPDGHPYARIHAIPGPVQGSAAGGVQSPHRPPVWLLGSSGFSARLAATLGLPFAFAHHFSAQNTIPALDLYRESFRPSAVLDEPYALIGVSALAADDERDAARQVRAAALSMLRLRTGRPGLFPDPADAEKHRFNAAEEDFVRSWSANVVHGTADEVRAGLDALHKRTGADELMLTTHSHRGEQRLRSYELIADAYGLPTA
- a CDS encoding aspartate/glutamate racemase family protein — protein: MTALGFLYPGHSAEDDYPRIEQLLGSDIRVDVVHTDIGEDAHRVDALRRMGAPERLAAGVESLRLSGAEAVVWACTSGSFVYGWEGAHEQVRGLARVAGMPASSTSFAFVHAAQEIGARRVAVGATYPDDVADLFAEFLRAGGVEVTGVRPSGIVTAAEVGTWGEREVFALAQSADHPDAEAVLLPDTALHTAAYVAGLEKALGKPVLTANQVTVWEALRLTGRRVNSPALGELFTREPIVQA